A portion of the Ricinus communis isolate WT05 ecotype wild-type chromosome 10, ASM1957865v1, whole genome shotgun sequence genome contains these proteins:
- the LOC8276534 gene encoding glucosidase 2 subunit beta isoform X1 — protein MPKMKFHILCFSLLMSTFSLICVTKSSSSSVSLLGIPPQDEDYFKPEFIKCKNGSKKFTRAQLNDDFCDCPDGTDEPGTSACPQGKFYCHNVGHLPISLPSSRVNDGICDCCDGNDEYDGKVKCRNTCWEAGKVARDKLQKKIDMYKEGATLRKKEIEQAKQAIANDEKELLKLKNEKKTLKILVKQLKAHKEQIEKAEEKERLEKDKEEKTKKVSADKDEAGDKSDNDQKGSFSSSNDNIRLSNESTLDKQEKDEYENMESLSNDASESTEGLSREELGRLVASRWTGGKAGSEADGFGSNNNRGGSTETSESTNYEVYDNNNDKKSSIGNDLDSSKSKYKSHLEEQKDLSGKNTLGSSSWLEKIKDTVRNILDLVNVSPPPVDKLDADHIRKEYDDATTRLSDVEAKISTLTEKLKHDFGTEKEFYRLYDQCFETKQDKYVYKVCPFKEATQEEGYHKTQLGEWEKFENSYRIMLFSNGQGCWNGPERSLKVKLRCGLKTELTDVDEPSRCEYAALMTTPVLCLEGKLEEFKHKLQAMDKEEQPDSHDEL, from the exons atgccCAAAATGAAATTCCATATACTTTGCTTCTCTCTTTTGATGAGCACTTTCTCTCTGATTTGTGTCACcaaatcatcatcttcttcgGTTTCTCTCCTTGGAATTCCCCCTCAAG ATGAGGATTACTTCAAACCGGAGTTTATAAAGTGCAAGAATGGATCCAAGAAGTTCACTAGAGCTCAACTCAATGATGATTTTTGCGACTGCCCTGATGGCACTGATGAGCCTG GAACGTCAGCATGTCCACAAGGAAAATTTTATTGTCACAATGTCGGGCATCTTCCTATTTCATTACCTTCTTCAAGAGTTAATGATGGCATCTGTG ATTGCTGTGATGGGAATGATGAATATGATGGTAAAGTGAAGTGTCGAAATACATGCTGGGAGGCTGGAAAAGTAGCCAGGGACAAATTGCAGAAAAAGATTGACATGTATAAAGAAGGTGCTACCTTACGGAAAAAGGAAATTGAACAAGCAAAACAAGCAATAGCCAATGATGAAAAGGAATTGTTGAAgctgaaaaatgaaaagaaaactctTAAAATACTTGTTAAACAGCTCAAGG CGCATAAGGAGCAAATTGAGAAGGCAGAGGAAAAAGAACGCCTAGAGAAAGATAAAGAAGAGAAGACCAAAAAAGTTTCAGCTGATAAAGATGAGGCTGGAGATAAATCTGATAATGACCAAAAAGGAAGCTTCAGCTCTAGCAATGATAACATCAGGCTATCAAATGAATCGACACTAGATAAG CAGGAGAAGGATGAATACGAAAATATGGAGAGCTTATCAAATGATGCATCTGAAAGTACTGAGGGGTTGTCTAGAGAAGAGCTAGGTCGGCTTGTTGCTTCCCGCTGGACAGGAGGAAAAGCTGGAAGCGAGGCAGATGGTTTTGGTTCTAATAATAACCGTGGAGGCAGCACTGAGACTTCAGAGAGCACTAATTATGAAGTTTACGATAACAATAATGACAAGAAATCATCTATAGGAAATGATCTCGACAGTTCCAAATCCAAGTACAAGTCTCATTTAGAAGAACAAAAAGATTTATCTG GGAAAAATACTTTGGGTAGCTCATCATGGTtggaaaagataaaagatactGTTCGAAACATTTTGGACTTGGTTAATGTTTCTCCACCTCCTGTAGATAAATTAG ATGCAGATCATATTAGGAAGGAGTATGATGATGCCACTACAAGACTGTCTGATGTTGAGGCAAAGATATCAACTTTGACAGAAAAGTTAAAACATGACTTTG GTACAGAGAAGGAATTCTATAGATTGTATGATCAATGCTTTGAAACCAAGCAGGACAA GTATGTGTATAAAGTTTGCCCATTTAAAGAAGCAACCCAGGAGGAGGGCTACCATAAAACCCAACTAGG GGAGTGGGAGAAATTTGAGAACTCATACCgcatcatgttgttttcaaatgGACAGGGATGCTGGAATGGACCTGAGAGAAGCTTAAAG GTCAAGCTTAGGTGTGGACTGAAAACAGAGCTAACTGACGTTGATGAGCCCAGCCGCTGCGA ATATGCAGCTTTGATGACGACACCTGTCCTTTGTCTAGAAGGAAAACTTGAG GAATTCAAACATAAACTTCAAGCTATGGACAAAGAAGAACAACCAGATAGCCATGATGAATTGTAG
- the LOC8276534 gene encoding glucosidase 2 subunit beta isoform X3, producing the protein MPKMKFHILCFSLLMSTFSLICVTKSSSSSVSLLGIPPQDEDYFKPEFIKCKNGSKKFTRAQLNDDFCDCPDGTDEPGTSACPQGKFYCHNVGHLPISLPSSRVNDGICDCCDGNDEYDGKVKCRNTCWEAGKVARDKLQKKIDMYKEGATLRKKEIEQAKQAIANDEKELLKLKNEKKTLKILVKQLKAHKEQIEKAEEKERLEKDKEEKTKKVSADKDEAGDKSDNDQKGSFSSSNDNIRLSNESTLDKQEKDEYENMESLSNDASESTEGLSREELGRLVASRWTGGKAGSEADGFGSNNNRGGSTETSESTNYEVYDNNNDKKSSIGNDLDSSKSKYKSHLEEQKDLSGKNTLGSSSWLEKIKDTVRNILDLVNVSPPPVDKLDHIRKEYDDATTRLSDVEAKISTLTEKLKHDFGTEKEFYRLYDQCFETKQDKYVYKVCPFKEATQEEGYHKTQLGEWEKFENSYRIMLFSNGQGCWNGPERSLKVKLRCGLKTELTDVDEPSRCEYAALMTTPVLCLEGKLEEFKHKLQAMDKEEQPDSHDEL; encoded by the exons atgccCAAAATGAAATTCCATATACTTTGCTTCTCTCTTTTGATGAGCACTTTCTCTCTGATTTGTGTCACcaaatcatcatcttcttcgGTTTCTCTCCTTGGAATTCCCCCTCAAG ATGAGGATTACTTCAAACCGGAGTTTATAAAGTGCAAGAATGGATCCAAGAAGTTCACTAGAGCTCAACTCAATGATGATTTTTGCGACTGCCCTGATGGCACTGATGAGCCTG GAACGTCAGCATGTCCACAAGGAAAATTTTATTGTCACAATGTCGGGCATCTTCCTATTTCATTACCTTCTTCAAGAGTTAATGATGGCATCTGTG ATTGCTGTGATGGGAATGATGAATATGATGGTAAAGTGAAGTGTCGAAATACATGCTGGGAGGCTGGAAAAGTAGCCAGGGACAAATTGCAGAAAAAGATTGACATGTATAAAGAAGGTGCTACCTTACGGAAAAAGGAAATTGAACAAGCAAAACAAGCAATAGCCAATGATGAAAAGGAATTGTTGAAgctgaaaaatgaaaagaaaactctTAAAATACTTGTTAAACAGCTCAAGG CGCATAAGGAGCAAATTGAGAAGGCAGAGGAAAAAGAACGCCTAGAGAAAGATAAAGAAGAGAAGACCAAAAAAGTTTCAGCTGATAAAGATGAGGCTGGAGATAAATCTGATAATGACCAAAAAGGAAGCTTCAGCTCTAGCAATGATAACATCAGGCTATCAAATGAATCGACACTAGATAAG CAGGAGAAGGATGAATACGAAAATATGGAGAGCTTATCAAATGATGCATCTGAAAGTACTGAGGGGTTGTCTAGAGAAGAGCTAGGTCGGCTTGTTGCTTCCCGCTGGACAGGAGGAAAAGCTGGAAGCGAGGCAGATGGTTTTGGTTCTAATAATAACCGTGGAGGCAGCACTGAGACTTCAGAGAGCACTAATTATGAAGTTTACGATAACAATAATGACAAGAAATCATCTATAGGAAATGATCTCGACAGTTCCAAATCCAAGTACAAGTCTCATTTAGAAGAACAAAAAGATTTATCTG GGAAAAATACTTTGGGTAGCTCATCATGGTtggaaaagataaaagatactGTTCGAAACATTTTGGACTTGGTTAATGTTTCTCCACCTCCTGTAGATAAATTAG ATCATATTAGGAAGGAGTATGATGATGCCACTACAAGACTGTCTGATGTTGAGGCAAAGATATCAACTTTGACAGAAAAGTTAAAACATGACTTTG GTACAGAGAAGGAATTCTATAGATTGTATGATCAATGCTTTGAAACCAAGCAGGACAA GTATGTGTATAAAGTTTGCCCATTTAAAGAAGCAACCCAGGAGGAGGGCTACCATAAAACCCAACTAGG GGAGTGGGAGAAATTTGAGAACTCATACCgcatcatgttgttttcaaatgGACAGGGATGCTGGAATGGACCTGAGAGAAGCTTAAAG GTCAAGCTTAGGTGTGGACTGAAAACAGAGCTAACTGACGTTGATGAGCCCAGCCGCTGCGA ATATGCAGCTTTGATGACGACACCTGTCCTTTGTCTAGAAGGAAAACTTGAG GAATTCAAACATAAACTTCAAGCTATGGACAAAGAAGAACAACCAGATAGCCATGATGAATTGTAG
- the LOC8276536 gene encoding E3 ubiquitin-protein ligase SIRP1: MGDEMVDRYWCHMCSRMVTPVMEAEIKCPLCENGFVEEIGSTRDLNNNGIDFVSERAFSMWAPILLGLMGGLGPVRARITAQEHDSSNNAQEEREELEREFESLFRRRRRNPASILSMLQGSENFENNGESNGNNNNNNNVILVNPFNQEALILQGSFDASQPENPIRNMRSSFRDYLIGPGLDLLLQHLAENDPNRYGTLPAQKEAVKAMPTIAVEQNAECSVCLEEFEIGGEAKEMPCKHKFHSACILPWLELHSSCPVCRFQMPCDNSKIEANSLRSNDGRTIENNAARMNDSWGDVGEQTDNGRRFWVPVPWPYDGLFSLSASQSDGNSTSATLTGSSSHTDET; encoded by the coding sequence ATGGGGGATGAAATGGTGGATCGATACTGGTGTCACATGTGCTCTAGGATGGTGACCCCAGTAATGGAGGCTGAAATTAAATGCCCATTATGTGAAAATGGGTTTGTGGAAGAGATAGGCAGCACAAGAGATCTCAATAACAATGGCATTGATTTTGTATCAGAACGTGCATTCTCTATGTGGGCCCCAATCTTGCTTGGTTTAATGGGTGGTTTAGGCCCTGTTCGTGCACGCATTACAGCTCAAGAGCATGATAGCAGCAACAATGCACAAGAAGAAAGGGAGGAACTTGAGAGGGAATTTGAATCATTATTTAGGAGGAGGAGAAGAAACCCTGCTTCAATCCTTAGTATGCTTCAAGGTTCAGAGAACTTTGAAAATAATGGGGAGAGTAATggtaataataacaataacaataatgtGATTTTGGTAAATCCTTTCAATCAAGAGGCCTTAATTCTTCAAGGTTCTTTTGATGCAAGCCAGCCTGAAAATCCAATTAGAAATATGAGAAGTTCTTTCCGGGACTACCTCATAGGACCTGGTTTGGATTTATTGCTACAACATTTGGCAGAGAATGATCCTAACCGCTATGGAACCCTTCCAGCACAGAAAGAAGCTGTTAAAGCAATGCCGACCATTGCCGTTGAGCAGAACGCAGAATGTTCAGTATGCTTGGAGGAGTTTGAGATTGGAGGCGAGGCAAAAGAGATGCCATGTAAACATAAATTCCACAGTGCTTGTATTCTTCCTTGGCTGGAACTTCATAGTTCTTGCCCAGTTTGCAGGTTCCAAATGCCCTGTGATAATTCCAAGATTGAGGCCAATAGCTTGAGAAGCAATGATGGAAGAACGATAGAGAATAATGCTGCTAGGATGAACGATAGCTGGGGAGACGTTGGGGAGCAAACAGACAATGGGAGAAGGTTTTGGGTCCCTGTCCCATGGCCTTATGATGGCTTGTTTTCTTTGTCAGCATCCCAAAGTGATGGGAACTCTACTTCAGCGACCTTAACAGGAAGTTCCTCTCATACAGATGAAACTTGA
- the LOC8276534 gene encoding glucosidase 2 subunit beta isoform X2: MPKMKFHILCFSLLMSTFSLICVTKSSSSSVSLLGIPPQDEDYFKPEFIKCKNGSKKFTRAQLNDDFCDCPDGTDEPGTSACPQGKFYCHNVGHLPISLPSSRVNDGICDCCDGNDEYDGKVKCRNTCWEAGKVARDKLQKKIDMYKEGATLRKKEIEQAKQAIANDEKELLKLKNEKKTLKILVKQLKAHKEQIEKAEEKERLEKDKEEKTKKVSADKDEAGDKSDNDQKGSFSSSNDNIRLSNESTLDKEKDEYENMESLSNDASESTEGLSREELGRLVASRWTGGKAGSEADGFGSNNNRGGSTETSESTNYEVYDNNNDKKSSIGNDLDSSKSKYKSHLEEQKDLSGKNTLGSSSWLEKIKDTVRNILDLVNVSPPPVDKLDADHIRKEYDDATTRLSDVEAKISTLTEKLKHDFGTEKEFYRLYDQCFETKQDKYVYKVCPFKEATQEEGYHKTQLGEWEKFENSYRIMLFSNGQGCWNGPERSLKVKLRCGLKTELTDVDEPSRCEYAALMTTPVLCLEGKLEEFKHKLQAMDKEEQPDSHDEL; encoded by the exons atgccCAAAATGAAATTCCATATACTTTGCTTCTCTCTTTTGATGAGCACTTTCTCTCTGATTTGTGTCACcaaatcatcatcttcttcgGTTTCTCTCCTTGGAATTCCCCCTCAAG ATGAGGATTACTTCAAACCGGAGTTTATAAAGTGCAAGAATGGATCCAAGAAGTTCACTAGAGCTCAACTCAATGATGATTTTTGCGACTGCCCTGATGGCACTGATGAGCCTG GAACGTCAGCATGTCCACAAGGAAAATTTTATTGTCACAATGTCGGGCATCTTCCTATTTCATTACCTTCTTCAAGAGTTAATGATGGCATCTGTG ATTGCTGTGATGGGAATGATGAATATGATGGTAAAGTGAAGTGTCGAAATACATGCTGGGAGGCTGGAAAAGTAGCCAGGGACAAATTGCAGAAAAAGATTGACATGTATAAAGAAGGTGCTACCTTACGGAAAAAGGAAATTGAACAAGCAAAACAAGCAATAGCCAATGATGAAAAGGAATTGTTGAAgctgaaaaatgaaaagaaaactctTAAAATACTTGTTAAACAGCTCAAGG CGCATAAGGAGCAAATTGAGAAGGCAGAGGAAAAAGAACGCCTAGAGAAAGATAAAGAAGAGAAGACCAAAAAAGTTTCAGCTGATAAAGATGAGGCTGGAGATAAATCTGATAATGACCAAAAAGGAAGCTTCAGCTCTAGCAATGATAACATCAGGCTATCAAATGAATCGACACTAGATAAG GAGAAGGATGAATACGAAAATATGGAGAGCTTATCAAATGATGCATCTGAAAGTACTGAGGGGTTGTCTAGAGAAGAGCTAGGTCGGCTTGTTGCTTCCCGCTGGACAGGAGGAAAAGCTGGAAGCGAGGCAGATGGTTTTGGTTCTAATAATAACCGTGGAGGCAGCACTGAGACTTCAGAGAGCACTAATTATGAAGTTTACGATAACAATAATGACAAGAAATCATCTATAGGAAATGATCTCGACAGTTCCAAATCCAAGTACAAGTCTCATTTAGAAGAACAAAAAGATTTATCTG GGAAAAATACTTTGGGTAGCTCATCATGGTtggaaaagataaaagatactGTTCGAAACATTTTGGACTTGGTTAATGTTTCTCCACCTCCTGTAGATAAATTAG ATGCAGATCATATTAGGAAGGAGTATGATGATGCCACTACAAGACTGTCTGATGTTGAGGCAAAGATATCAACTTTGACAGAAAAGTTAAAACATGACTTTG GTACAGAGAAGGAATTCTATAGATTGTATGATCAATGCTTTGAAACCAAGCAGGACAA GTATGTGTATAAAGTTTGCCCATTTAAAGAAGCAACCCAGGAGGAGGGCTACCATAAAACCCAACTAGG GGAGTGGGAGAAATTTGAGAACTCATACCgcatcatgttgttttcaaatgGACAGGGATGCTGGAATGGACCTGAGAGAAGCTTAAAG GTCAAGCTTAGGTGTGGACTGAAAACAGAGCTAACTGACGTTGATGAGCCCAGCCGCTGCGA ATATGCAGCTTTGATGACGACACCTGTCCTTTGTCTAGAAGGAAAACTTGAG GAATTCAAACATAAACTTCAAGCTATGGACAAAGAAGAACAACCAGATAGCCATGATGAATTGTAG
- the LOC8276535 gene encoding pyruvate kinase, cytosolic isozyme has protein sequence MEKILRGHGSAMAGERRPKTKIVCTLGPQSRSVTMLERLLRAGMNVARFNFSHGTHAYHQETLDNLRTAMNNTGILCAVMLDTKGPEIRTGFLKDGKPVQLKQGQEILISTDYSLKGDENKICMSYKKLAEDVIPGSVILCSDGTISLRVLACDKENGLVHCRCENSALLGEKKNVNLPGVIVDLPTLTEKDKEDILQWGVPNKIDMIALSFVRKGSDLMEVRELLGENAKNILLMSKVENQEGVANFDEILANSDAFMVARGDLGMEIPIEKIFLAQKVMIHKANILGKPVVTATQMLESMIKSPRPTRAEATDVANAVLDGTDCVMLSGETAAGAYPESAVQTMAKICMEAEDFIDYSFLFKKIMENAPMPMSPLESLTSSAVKTANSVNAAFILVLTKGGNTAKLLSKYRPSVPILSVVVPEVKSDSFEWSCSNESPARHSLIYRGLVPVLSSGSIRASHSESTDETVEHALQYAKMKGFCKQGDSVVVLHKIDTASVIKILLVQ, from the exons ATGGAGAAGATACTGAGAGGGCATGGATCGGCTATGGCAGGAGAAAGGAGGCCAAAGACAAAGATTGTTTGCACGTTAGGGCCACAATCAAGATCAGTTACTATGCTAGAAAGGCTTTTAAGGGCTGGTATGAATGTTGCACGTTTCAACTTCTCTCATGGGACTCATGCATATCATCAAGAGACTCTTGATAATCTCAGGACTGCCATGAATAATACTGGCATTCTTTGTGCTGTCATGTTGGATACCAAG GGACCTGAAATTCGAACTGGGTTCTTGAAGGATGGGAAGCCTGTACAATTAAAGCAGGGTCAAGAGATTCTTATCTCCACTGACTATAGCTTAAAAGGTGATGAGAATAAAATCTGTATGAGCTACAAAAAATTGGCCGAAGACGTGATTCCAGGAAGTGTTATTTTGTGTTCTGATGGCACAATCTCACTAAGAGTTTTGGCTTGTGACAAAGAGAATGGCCTGGTCCATTGCCGCTGTGAAAACTCTGCTCTTTTGGGTGAGAAAAAGAATGTCAATCTTCCTGGAGTAATTGTTGATCTTCCCACCTTAACTGAAAAGGATAAAGAGGATATCCTACAATGGGGAGTTCCCAATAAGATAGACATGATTGCGCTATCCTTTGTTCGCAAAGGTTCAGACCTGATGGAAGTCAGAGAACTGCTAGGGGAGAATGCAAAGAACATTCTTCTCATGTCAAAG GTTGAAAATCAAGAAGGAGTTGCTAATTTTGATGAAATTCTCGCAAACTCAGATGCGTTTATGGTGGCGCGTGGTGATTTGGGAATGGAGATCCCAATTGAGAAGATATTCCTAGCTCAGAAGGTGATGATCCACAAGGCTAACATACTAGGAAAGCCTGTGGTAACTGCAACTCAGATGTTGGAGTCAATGATCAAGTCACCAAGGCCTACTAGAGCTGAAGCTACTGATGTTGCCAATGCAGTTCTTGATGGTACTGACTGTGTGATGCTCAGTGGAGAAACTGCTGCTGGAGCCTACCCTGAAAGTGCTGTTCAAACCATGGCCAAAATTTGCATGGAGGCCGAGGACTTTATAGATTAcagttttcttttcaagaaaattatGGAAAATGCTCCAATGCCAATGAGTCCTTTGGAAAGTTTAACTTCTTCTGCAGTAAAGACAGCAAACAGTGTCAACGCAGCTTTTATTTTAGTACTAACTAAAGGTGGAAATACAGCAAAGCTGCTGTCTAAGTACAGACCGAGTGTGCCAATTTTGTCTGTGGTTGTTCCTGAAGTTAAATCTGATTCCTTTGAGTGGTCATGTAGCAACGAAAGTCCGGCTAGGCATAGCCTTATTTACCGGGGTCTGGTGCCTGTTCTGAGTTCAGGCTCCATAAGAGCTTCTCACAGTGAATCAACAGATGAAACAGTTGAGCATGCCTTGCAATATGCAAAGATGAAAGGATTTTGCAAGCAAGGAGATTCAGTTGTTGTTTTGCATAAGATTGACACTGCTTCTGTGATCAAGATTTTGCTTGTACAGTAG